The Brachyhypopomus gauderio isolate BG-103 chromosome 17, BGAUD_0.2, whole genome shotgun sequence genome includes a window with the following:
- the txlnbb gene encoding taxilin beta b, producing the protein MESGSQPAEEQAPNSVPIADVNPDLTEDLSKQLEDIISSYQEAEMAAESEELEEEAVSDIKEPGKAKDQKLEKKMLKGLGKEAMLLMQSLNKLGTPEQKLEALIKRHAELLEEHRSEQKQLKMLQKKVLQVLKEKDQLQSEHSRAVLARSKLEGLCRELQRHNKTLKEETLQRCREDDLKRKEITTHFQNTLTDIQAQIEEHSSRNTRLCQENSDLAEKLKGLIAKYDQREANLEKVFKHRDLQHKLMETKLAQANAMLKEAEDKHKLEKAHLLKQAAEAKLQVTLLKEQENDMKTQLTLYSEKFDEFQGAVSKSNGVYATFRQDIEKMTKKMKKLEKEANTWKSHFEGCNKALVEMVAEKTLKEKEIELFTLKNQKLEKLCRALQDERKDFYQKLQETQLTGVAENTVTKEKVAEETKAIYQEIPAGVGSEPTATVHLTKDLANLKAEKAVLQELAASYPISSVPEQPVSCVEGSGVSEHSDSTDSALEHRVPADQHHNEDISPSKETLSDENQAIRDKEMETVD; encoded by the exons ATGGAGTCTGGTAGCCAGCCTGCAGAGGAACAGGCCCCTAACAGTGTCCCCATAGCGGATGTCAACCCAGACCTCACTGAGGACCTCAGTAAGCAATTAGAAGACATTATCAGCTCCTACCAGGAGGCCGAGATGGCAGCTGAATCTGAGGAGCTGGAGGAAGAGGCAGTCTCAGACATAAAGGAACCTGGCAAGGCCAAGGACCAGaagctggaaaaaaaaatgcttAAAGGCCTTG GGAAGGAGGCCATGCTCCTTATGCAAAGTTTGAACAAGCTTGGTACCCCAGAGCAGAAACTGGAAGCCCTCATCAAGAGGCATGCTGAGCTG CTGGAGGAGCATCGCTCTGAGCAGAAGCAGCTGAAGATGCTCCAGAAGAAAGTCCTGCAGGTTCTGAAGGAGAAGGACCAGCTGCAGAGTGAGCACAGTCGGGCAGTACTGGCTCGCAGCAAACTGGAGGGGCTGTGCAGAGAGCTGCAGAGACACAACAAGACCCTCAAG GAGGAGACCCTGCAGCGATGCCGTGAGGATGACCTTAAGAGGAAGGAGATCACCACTCACTTCCAGAACACGCTTACAGACATCCAAGCCCAGATCGAAGAGCACAGCAGCCGCAACACCAGATTGTGCCAGGAGAACAGTGACCTTGCGGAGAAGCTGAAGGGCCTCATTGCTAAATATGACCAGCGAGAGGCG AATCTGGAGAAAGTGTTCAAGCACAGAGATTTACAGCACAAGTTGATGGAGACAAAACTTGCTCAGGCAAATGCAATGCTAAAAGAAGCTGAAGATAAGCATAAGCTTGAAAAAGCACAT TTATTGAAGCAAGCAGCTGAGGCTAAACTGCAGGTCACTCTACTTAAAGAGCAAGAGAATGACATGAAGACTCAG CTTACTCTGTATTCTGAGAAGTTTGATGAATTCCAAGGAGCTGTGTCCAAGAGCAATGGAGTTTATGCCACCTTCAGACAAGACATAGAAAAA ATGACgaagaaaatgaaaaagctAGAGAAGGAAGCCAACACCTGGAAATCACACTTTGAAGGCTGCAATAAAGCTCTGGTGGAAATGGTTGCAGAA AAAACCCTGAAGGAGAAAGAGATTGAGCTCTTTACTCTGAAGAACCAGAAACTTGAGAAGCTCTGCAGGGCACTACAAGATGAGAGGAAGGACTTCTACCAGAAGCTTCAGGAGACCCAGCTGACTGGAGTAGCAGAGAACACAGTGACCAAAGAGAAGGTAGCAGAAGAAACCAAAGCAATCTATCAGGAGATCCCTGCAGGAGTAGGGAGCGAACCCACTGCTACGGTGCATCTTACTAAAGATCTTGCTAACCTGAAGGCAGAAAAGGCAGTGCTTCAAGAATTAGCAGCATCTTATCCAATCTCCAGTGTTCCTGAGCAGCCTGTTTCCTGTGTGGAGGGTAGTGGGGTTTCAGAACACTCTGATAGCACAGACTCTGCACTGGAGCACCGAGTACCTGCTGATCAGCACCACAATGAAGATATCAGCCCCTCTAAAGAAACATTGTCTGATGAAAATCAAGCAATTAGAGACAAAGAAATGGAGACAGTTGACTAA
- the LOC143481157 gene encoding LOW QUALITY PROTEIN: gap junction epsilon-1 protein (The sequence of the model RefSeq protein was modified relative to this genomic sequence to represent the inferred CDS: inserted 3 bases in 3 codons; substituted 3 bases at 3 genomic stop codons), giving the protein MRSKHNRADDLVELSKLCVLGFAVYGNEALHFSCDPDXNLFFYNQFRPITPQVQYSWPYDFXTVLVPGLVFHLYAVGKNINQENILEKAFCMVFYIISVLLQVILEVAVFXLQSTLSGLLVHFLYFCXSSLESAMYFTKCMVPYTXVFLCIAEISXILCRRLGYLSNQ; this is encoded by the exons ATGAGGTCCAAGCACAACAGGGCCGATGATCTTGTGGAGCTCTCAAAATTAT GTGTTCTGGGATTTGCAGTTTATGGCAATGAGGCTCTCCACTTCAGCTGTGATCCTG CTAACCTATTCTTTTACAACCAGTTTCGACCAATAACACCACAGGTACA aTATTCTTGGCCTTACGACTTCTAAACTGTCCTTGTACCAGGACTTGTGTTCCATCTCTATGCAGTAGGTAAAAACATAAACCAGGAGAACATTCTGGAGAAGGCTTTCTGCATGGTCTTCTACATCATTTCTGTTCTTTTGCAAGTCATCCTGGAGGTGGCAGTGTTTTAGCTGCAGAGCACCCTCTCTGGATTACTGGTGCATTTCCTGTACTTTT GAAGCTCTCTGGAAAGCGCCATGTACTTCACCAAGTGTATGGTCCCATATA TGGTGTTTTTGTGTATTGCTGAGATTTCttaaattctctgcagaaggtTGGGTTATTTGAGTAACCAATGA